The DNA sequence TTGTTGGTGAATGGAACGGAAGAAAAGCTGGAAATAGAAAATAATACATATAATATGCTTGTAAAGCAAAATGGAAGAGTAGAAATTACTTTCGCAGAACTTACAGCAGCTCCATCCATCACAACCTCCGGTGATAAATATACACAGATTGCAGATAATGGAGAAGTACAGGTTACTTCCGCAGAAAATGTAGACGAGACCCGTTATGGATATGAAGCACTGGGAACACCTCAGGAACAGCCAAGATGGAAAAATGTAGAAAATGATTTTTCTAAGAAATTTGATGGTGCTTCTCAGACCGACAAGATTTCAGCAAATGATTTGTTTGGAACAGAAAATTATGCTATTTTGCGTGCATTTTCAGGTAAAGAAGGAAAGGCAGACAGTAACGTAGCAGAACAGTATTATGTTCGTACACCGGAGATGCCGGCAACTACCGGTGTGTCATTAGACGGATATACTTTAGGCCAGTGGACAGCATCAGACGTAACACTTAACTATAAGAATACATCAGCACGAAAGTATGCCGGATTAGAGTTAGGATATTTAGATGATCAGGGTAATATAACCTGGCAGGAAATGGGGAAAACAGATAATAATTATGGGTTCACGTTGAGTGATACTAAGGAATACAAAGTATACTTGCGATTTAAGATTGAAGATCCAAACAACAGAGAACCATTTATTTATGGAGAACCATTTGAATTAACAGATAGCGTCAAAATCGATAAAGAACAGCCTGGGCTTACAGTATCAGGATACACAAGCGGAACATGGGTGAATGAGGATGTAACACTGACACTGGAAAACAACAATCCACAGCAGATTTCTGGAACGAGTTATCAGTATGCCGTTTCTGAGAATCAGGTTGATGTAACAAGTGATACTCTGAACTGGCAGGATTGTATTTCTGGCAATGAAGTCAATATTTCCTGTGAAGATGGAAAAGTGCTGAAAGAGTATGTATATATGAAAGCAGTCAGCGGAGCAGGGGTAGAATCACAAGTATGTGTATGTGAAGTAAAAATCGATAAAGAAAATCCGGATACACCGGAAGTAGTTGCAGATCCGATAGACGGAGATAATGGTTGGTATAAGACTTTACCGGAAATCAGGGTAGAGGAAGTAGCAAGAGACGCCGGAAGTGAGATTTCCACTTACTATAAACTGTATGACATCCATCAGCCGGAAAGCAGCATAGTGGAAATGAATTTGGTTGAAAACGGCCAGCCCAAGATTACCCAGGATGGTTCTTATATTTTGGAGTATTATGCAAAGGATGAAGCAGGAAATATCAGTGAAGTAGGAAAACTGCAATTGGATGTAGATACAGGAGCACCAAATAGTCCTTCCATAGAATTCAGAACCGAAAATGATTCTGTGCTGGCACATATCATTAACTTTATCACCTTTGGATATTTCTGTAATGAAAGAGTCGTTGCAGTAATAGAAAGTACTGACAGTCTGTCTCAGGTGAAAGAATATGGTGTATGGTATACCCAGGATGGAGAAGAGGGAGAAGTAAGCATCCTTGAGGGAACGACAGTGGAAGTAGAACTGCCGGAGAATTTCAAAGGAACAGTGTCTGCTTATGCAGTGGACTATGCAGGAAATCAATCAGGTGTCAGTGTATCAGATGGTATTGTTTATGAAAGTACACAGGCAGAGATTACCATTACCACAGATGTGGATAATAGCAAGTGGCAGAATAAAGATGTAAGTTTTCATGTTATTACACAGGACAAACAGTCCGGTCTACAGAAGGTAGAATATATTTTGAACGGAAAGACCGTATATGAGAATGATTTTACAGATGGTAGCCATAATGATGTGGTATATATGGATCAGCAGGCGATTCAGGCAACAGAAGAAGCTGTAACCAGTGCAGGATATACGTTGCTGGTAAAGGTTACCGATAATGCAGGAAACAAATCAGAGAAATCAGCAGTAGTATATCTGGATAAAACGGCACCGGTAATTGGATTTAGTGGTGTTGAGAATGGCGCTTATTCTAATAATACCGAGACTTTGAATGTCAAAGTAGATGAGCAGATTTACGATTTGAATCATGTAACGGTATCAGCAACCAGAACAATAGATGGAGTTACCACTCCATACGATATGGAAGGATTTGTTTCTGATAGTGTGAATGCTAAGAAGAGTTATGCTTTTTCAGAAGATGGTAACTATGTAGTAACAGTAAATGCAGTGGATGCAGCAGGAAATACAGCAGCTCCAAAGCAGATATCATTTACCATAGATAAGACCGCACCAAAAATAGAAATTAACGGACCACAGAATGATTCCTATCATGCGTCAGATGTTCCGATAGAAGTAAAGGTAGAGGAATCTTTCTTTGATACAGATACAGTATCCATCAGTGTGACAAAGACTCTGGATGGTCAAACAGGAAATGTAGACTTTGGAAACTGGAGCAATCAGAGTAAAAATAGTACCTTGTCAAGAAACTTCAGTGAAGATGGAACATATCAGATTGAAGTACAGGCAAAAGATGCCGCAGGAAATGAGGCAGTAGCACAACAACTGACTTTTACAGTAGATAAGACCGCACCGGAAGTAAATATCAATGGTGCAGCAGATTATCTGATTACAGGTAATAATATTACATTATCCTATGATGTAGTGGAATCTTATTTTGATACTGACAATGTAACCATTCAGATGCAGAAAGAAGATGCTGCAGGAAACGTGACGGATGTGAATGTGGGAAGCTGGGTAAACAGTGGAAAGGAATCCACTCTGACTTATGTGGTGAAAGAGGAAGGAATCTATACATCTGTTATTACAGCGGTAGATAAGGCAGGAAACGAATCCACAGCAAGAAAAACTGTAACCGTAGATACTTCTGATCCGATTATTAAGCATGTAGACGAAATGAATGGAAAGTATTATCAGGTCTTCAAGTTGCCGTATGAATTAAGTGAGATGGTAAGAGACCTGACCGTTCCAAACGTTAGTATGTATTTGAACAGTGATGAGTACGATGGTGCATCAGAGATAACAGATGAAGGAAAATATGTATTTAAAATGGATGTTTCCGACGAAGTAGGACACAAGGCAGTAGCACAGGCAGAATTTATTGTAGATAATACAGAACCTAAGATTATTTTTAGCGGTATCGAAGACGGAGCAAAGTATGACAAAGAAGTGGAATGGAGTATTTCTCTGAAAGATGCCAAAGACGTAATGAAAGAAATCACAGTTGATGGAGAAAAGCAGGAGTTTGATACAGAGAAGAACATCTGTCAGGGAACACTGAAAAGTAAAGGAACACACACCGTTCAGGTAAAGGCAGAGGACTTAGCAGGAAATATTACTGAAAAATCAATCAACGTAACCATTACAGAGGGAACAGTACTTGAGACTTGGAGTGATAATAAACCGCTCGTAGTAGGTGGAATTGTAGCAGTAGCAGGAGTTACGGGAGTAGGTGCTGCTTATGCAACCGGAATCGTAGGAAAAGGAGCCGGAAAGGGTCTCTTTAAGAAAAAAGGAATGAAGAAGTAGTAAAATGTACAGAACATTCGAGGAAAGGAGAAGCATGATGGTTGAGAAAATGGAATACTTACCACTAGGGAGCATTGTAGTTGTCAGTGGCGGAGTCAAGAAGTATGTCAT is a window from the Roseburia sp. 499 genome containing:
- a CDS encoding Ig-like domain-containing protein encodes the protein MREIFNKKTRKKGKRIVAGVIAAVLAVMMAIPMRIPVIKANAEEPENSIEIISGNLNSAKYTYWIEDPNVAGGKAPKEKTTYFDSTTTRYDFERRNVSKIKIQYEVRDGYCLKAVKQNGLLLQENQYEIGDDEKFTYDAGNENNIGTIKIICIPKELKVSELKVAREQDSSRLYNNNVVLSWKNPQIPSGSEYALNDYRLIIQKEVNGNKTTIYNGSYLDKCNETNGTFVDCEAGAHSTNATYTVSVVANKAYEQDNTFTGVGSSIDWKAHYDVELVVNGDGKVKIGDTEYANSVEPYILYNILEAENNETNLNMTITPGENQGVKSLLVNGTEEKLEIENNTYNMLVKQNGRVEITFAELTAAPSITTSGDKYTQIADNGEVQVTSAENVDETRYGYEALGTPQEQPRWKNVENDFSKKFDGASQTDKISANDLFGTENYAILRAFSGKEGKADSNVAEQYYVRTPEMPATTGVSLDGYTLGQWTASDVTLNYKNTSARKYAGLELGYLDDQGNITWQEMGKTDNNYGFTLSDTKEYKVYLRFKIEDPNNREPFIYGEPFELTDSVKIDKEQPGLTVSGYTSGTWVNEDVTLTLENNNPQQISGTSYQYAVSENQVDVTSDTLNWQDCISGNEVNISCEDGKVLKEYVYMKAVSGAGVESQVCVCEVKIDKENPDTPEVVADPIDGDNGWYKTLPEIRVEEVARDAGSEISTYYKLYDIHQPESSIVEMNLVENGQPKITQDGSYILEYYAKDEAGNISEVGKLQLDVDTGAPNSPSIEFRTENDSVLAHIINFITFGYFCNERVVAVIESTDSLSQVKEYGVWYTQDGEEGEVSILEGTTVEVELPENFKGTVSAYAVDYAGNQSGVSVSDGIVYESTQAEITITTDVDNSKWQNKDVSFHVITQDKQSGLQKVEYILNGKTVYENDFTDGSHNDVVYMDQQAIQATEEAVTSAGYTLLVKVTDNAGNKSEKSAVVYLDKTAPVIGFSGVENGAYSNNTETLNVKVDEQIYDLNHVTVSATRTIDGVTTPYDMEGFVSDSVNAKKSYAFSEDGNYVVTVNAVDAAGNTAAPKQISFTIDKTAPKIEINGPQNDSYHASDVPIEVKVEESFFDTDTVSISVTKTLDGQTGNVDFGNWSNQSKNSTLSRNFSEDGTYQIEVQAKDAAGNEAVAQQLTFTVDKTAPEVNINGAADYLITGNNITLSYDVVESYFDTDNVTIQMQKEDAAGNVTDVNVGSWVNSGKESTLTYVVKEEGIYTSVITAVDKAGNESTARKTVTVDTSDPIIKHVDEMNGKYYQVFKLPYELSEMVRDLTVPNVSMYLNSDEYDGASEITDEGKYVFKMDVSDEVGHKAVAQAEFIVDNTEPKIIFSGIEDGAKYDKEVEWSISLKDAKDVMKEITVDGEKQEFDTEKNICQGTLKSKGTHTVQVKAEDLAGNITEKSINVTITEGTVLETWSDNKPLVVGGIVAVAGVTGVGAAYATGIVGKGAGKGLFKKKGMKK